A stretch of the Vidua chalybeata isolate OUT-0048 chromosome Z, bVidCha1 merged haplotype, whole genome shotgun sequence genome encodes the following:
- the DIMT1 gene encoding probable dimethyladenosine transferase isoform X1, giving the protein MPKARAGKRTERQEGRAGGILFNTGAGQHILKNPLVVNSIIDKAALRRTDVILEVGPGTGNLTVKMLEKVKKVIACEIDPRLVGELQKRVQGTCLANKLEIKVGDILKTDLPFFDACVANLPYQISSPFVFKLLLHRPFFRCAILMFQREFALRLVAKPGSKLYCRLSINTQLLARVDHLMKVGKNNFRPPPKVESSVVRIEPKNPPPPINFQEWDGLVRIAFVRKNKTLSAAFKSSAVEQLLDHNYRVHCSLHNTEIPENFKIAEKIQTVLKDTGYSEKRARSMDIDDFIRLLHGFNSEGIHFS; this is encoded by the exons ATGCCCAAGGCGCGGGCCGGGAAGCGGACGGAGCGCCAGGAAGGCCGCGCCGGCG GCATCCTCTTCAACACCGGGGCCGGGCAGCACATCCTGAAGAACCCTCTCGTGGTGAACAGCATCATCGATAAG GCTGCCCTGCGCCGCACGGATGTCATTCTGGAAGTGGGCCCGGGAACTGGAAACTTGACAGTAAAGATGCTGGAGAAGGTCAAAAAA gttattGCTTGTGAAATTGACCCTAGACTTGTTGGTGAGCTTCAGAAGAGAGTCCAGGGCAC GTGTCTAGCAAACAAACTTGAAATCAAGGTTGGAGATATCTTGAAAACAGATTTACCATTCTTTGATGCATGTGTGGCTAACTTGCCTTACCAG attTCTTCACCTTTTGTTTTCAAGTTATTGCTTCATAGACCTTTTTTCAG GTGTGCAATCCTTATGTTTCAAAGGGAATTTGCACTTCGTTTGGTTGCAAAACCAGGAAGCAAACTGTACTGCAGACTCTCTATTAATACTCAGTTATTAGCTCGAGTGGACCATCTGATGAAG GTTGGAAAGAACAACTTCAGGCCTCCTCCCAAAGTCGAATCCAGTGTTGTCAGAATAGAGCCAAAGAACCCACCACCACCTATCAACTTCCAG GAGTGGGATGGTCTGGTAAGGATAGCCTTTGTTAGGAAAAACAAGACACTCTCTGCAGCATTTAA ATCAAGTGCTGTAGAACAGTTGCTGGATCATAATTACCGAGTTCATTGTTCCTTACATAATACG GAAATCCCTGAAAACTTCAAAATTGCAGAGAAGATACAGACAGTTCTGAAAGATACAGGTTACTCTGAAAAACGAGCCCGTTCAATGGATATAGATGATTTCATTcg ATTGCTACATGGCTTCAATTCAGAAGGCATCCATTTTTCATAG
- the DIMT1 gene encoding probable dimethyladenosine transferase isoform X2, with the protein MFQREFALRLVAKPGSKLYCRLSINTQLLARVDHLMKVGKNNFRPPPKVESSVVRIEPKNPPPPINFQEWDGLVRIAFVRKNKTLSAAFKSSAVEQLLDHNYRVHCSLHNTEIPENFKIAEKIQTVLKDTGYSEKRARSMDIDDFIRLLHGFNSEGIHFS; encoded by the exons ATGTTTCAAAGGGAATTTGCACTTCGTTTGGTTGCAAAACCAGGAAGCAAACTGTACTGCAGACTCTCTATTAATACTCAGTTATTAGCTCGAGTGGACCATCTGATGAAG GTTGGAAAGAACAACTTCAGGCCTCCTCCCAAAGTCGAATCCAGTGTTGTCAGAATAGAGCCAAAGAACCCACCACCACCTATCAACTTCCAG GAGTGGGATGGTCTGGTAAGGATAGCCTTTGTTAGGAAAAACAAGACACTCTCTGCAGCATTTAA ATCAAGTGCTGTAGAACAGTTGCTGGATCATAATTACCGAGTTCATTGTTCCTTACATAATACG GAAATCCCTGAAAACTTCAAAATTGCAGAGAAGATACAGACAGTTCTGAAAGATACAGGTTACTCTGAAAAACGAGCCCGTTCAATGGATATAGATGATTTCATTcg ATTGCTACATGGCTTCAATTCAGAAGGCATCCATTTTTCATAG